The following are encoded together in the Serratia odorifera genome:
- the glgA gene encoding glycogen synthase GlgA produces the protein MQVLHVCSEMFPLLKTGGLADVVGALPAAQIDAGADVRVLLPAFPDLRTGIAETVLVAEIDSFAGRVGLRYGSYHGVGIYLIDAPWLYDRPGSPYHDQSMYAYPDNHRRFALLGWMACELAKGLDRYWRPTLVHAHDWHAGLTCAYLAANGHPARSVFTVHNLAYQGMFSAHHVTELWLPQSFYDIYGLEFHGQMSFLKAGLFYADHITAVSPTYAREITRPEFGYGMEGLLQERQHQGRLSGILNGVDEKIWDPANDARLRARYDADDLKEKVKNKLHLQKAMGLKMDESVPLFAVVSRLTSQKGLDLVLEALPALLEQGGQLALLGAGDAVLQQAFLAAAADYPEQVGVQIGYHEAFSHRIIGGADVIMVPSRFEPCGLTQLYGLKYGTLPLVRRTGGLADTVVDCALENLADGTASGFVFDDCDAVALGNAIRRAMVLWSRQKHWRHVQRHAMSLDFGWQVAAKEYLSLYSRLL, from the coding sequence ATGCAGGTATTACACGTATGTTCTGAGATGTTCCCACTGCTCAAAACCGGCGGGCTTGCAGACGTGGTCGGCGCGCTGCCGGCGGCGCAGATTGACGCCGGCGCCGACGTGCGGGTGTTATTGCCCGCTTTCCCTGATCTGCGCACCGGCATTGCCGAAACCGTACTGGTGGCGGAAATCGACTCGTTCGCCGGCCGCGTCGGGCTGCGCTACGGCAGCTATCATGGCGTTGGCATCTATCTGATTGATGCGCCCTGGCTTTACGATCGACCCGGCAGCCCGTACCACGACCAGTCGATGTATGCCTACCCCGACAACCACCGGCGCTTTGCGCTGCTTGGCTGGATGGCCTGTGAACTGGCCAAAGGGCTGGATCGCTATTGGCGGCCGACGCTGGTACATGCCCATGACTGGCACGCCGGGCTGACCTGCGCCTATCTGGCGGCAAACGGTCACCCGGCACGTTCGGTGTTTACCGTGCACAACCTGGCCTATCAGGGCATGTTTTCCGCACATCACGTCACCGAGCTGTGGCTTCCCCAGTCGTTCTATGACATTTACGGCCTCGAGTTTCACGGGCAGATGTCCTTTCTGAAGGCTGGGCTGTTCTATGCCGATCACATCACCGCCGTCAGCCCGACCTACGCGCGTGAAATCACCCGACCGGAGTTTGGCTACGGTATGGAAGGGCTATTGCAGGAGCGGCAGCATCAGGGGCGGTTGAGTGGCATTCTGAACGGCGTCGACGAAAAAATCTGGGATCCGGCCAACGACGCGCGGCTCCGGGCGCGTTATGACGCCGACGATCTGAAAGAAAAAGTGAAAAACAAACTGCATCTGCAAAAGGCCATGGGGCTGAAAATGGATGAGTCGGTGCCGCTGTTTGCGGTGGTCAGTCGGCTGACCAGCCAAAAAGGGCTGGATCTGGTGCTGGAGGCGTTGCCAGCGTTGTTGGAGCAGGGCGGGCAACTGGCGCTGCTCGGTGCCGGCGATGCGGTATTGCAACAGGCGTTTCTGGCGGCGGCCGCCGATTATCCGGAACAGGTCGGGGTGCAGATCGGCTATCACGAAGCCTTCTCCCACCGCATTATCGGCGGGGCTGATGTGATTATGGTGCCGAGCCGCTTCGAGCCCTGCGGCCTGACGCAACTGTACGGCCTGAAGTATGGCACGTTACCACTGGTACGGCGCACCGGTGGACTGGCGGACACGGTGGTGGACTGCGCGCTGGAAAATCTGGCCGACGGCACCGCCAGTGGATTCGTGTTTGATGACTGTGATGCCGTCGCGCTGGGCAATGCCATTCGGCGTGCCATGGTGTTGTGGAGCCGCCAGAAACACTGGCGTCACGTACAGCGTCATGCCATGAGTCTCGACTTTGGCTGGCAGGTAGCGGCAAAAGAATACCTGTCGCTGTATAGCCGGCTGCTTTGA
- the glgX gene encoding glycogen debranching protein GlgX, with protein sequence MRELQPGVAAPYGAHFDGSGVNFVLFSANATRVELCLFDAEQRETRLPLPARSGDIWHGYLPGGRPGLRYAYRVHGPFAPAQGLRFNPQKLLLDPAARAVEGPVDDDPRLHGGYQQADEHDSATLMPKCIVVDETYDWQDDRAPATPWGETVIYEAHVRGLTLQHPAIPPALRGSFAALGHPAMIAYFTHLGITALELLPVQQHTTEPRLQQLGLQNYWGYNVLAPYAPDHRYASQSSPLREFRDAVKALHRAGIEVILDVVFNHSAELDIDGPTLSLRGIDNPSYYWLNPDGDYTNVTGCGNTLRLDQPSGVAWVMDCLRFWARECHVDGFRFDLGTVLGRRPAFDRDAPLFQAMLADDTLSRCKLIAEPWDIGPGGYQVGGVPGRFAEWNDHYRDDMRRFWLLGDLPLGAFAQRFAASSEVFDRRGRAPYASVNMLTAHDGFTLQDLVSYNQRHNQPNGEDNRDGNGRNYSYNHGVEGPTDDAEVRQRRGRSQRALLATLLLSQGTPMLLAGDEHGHSQHGNNNAYCQDNATTWLDWQSADRALLDYTAALIRLRRQIPALRQDRWWQEGDGCVQWLNAQGQPLGASQWEHAPPQLQIRLSQRWLVVINAGPETVDMTLPAGDWQLVTPFVQEDSQADLPAWRQPAHSLCVLADNN encoded by the coding sequence TGTTTTCAGCCAATGCCACGCGGGTGGAGCTGTGCCTGTTTGATGCCGAGCAGCGTGAAACCCGCCTGCCGTTACCGGCGCGCAGCGGCGATATCTGGCACGGTTATCTGCCGGGAGGTCGGCCGGGCCTGCGTTACGCTTATCGGGTGCACGGCCCGTTTGCGCCGGCGCAGGGGTTGCGTTTCAATCCGCAAAAACTGCTGCTGGATCCGGCCGCCCGCGCGGTCGAAGGCCCGGTTGACGACGATCCTCGGCTGCACGGTGGTTATCAGCAGGCCGATGAACACGACAGCGCGACCCTGATGCCCAAATGTATCGTGGTGGATGAGACCTACGATTGGCAGGACGATCGCGCGCCGGCCACGCCGTGGGGAGAAACGGTGATTTACGAAGCCCATGTGCGCGGTCTGACGCTGCAACACCCGGCGATCCCGCCGGCGCTGCGCGGCAGCTTTGCGGCATTGGGTCACCCGGCGATGATCGCCTACTTCACTCACTTGGGCATTACTGCGCTAGAGCTGTTGCCAGTCCAGCAACATACCACCGAGCCACGCTTGCAGCAGCTCGGGCTACAGAACTACTGGGGCTATAACGTGCTGGCGCCGTACGCGCCGGATCATCGCTATGCCAGCCAGTCGTCGCCGTTGCGCGAGTTCCGCGACGCGGTAAAAGCCCTGCATCGCGCCGGTATTGAAGTGATTCTGGACGTGGTGTTTAACCACAGCGCCGAGCTGGATATCGACGGGCCGACGCTGTCGCTGCGCGGTATCGACAACCCGAGCTATTACTGGCTGAACCCGGACGGCGACTATACCAACGTCACCGGCTGCGGCAACACGCTGCGGCTTGACCAACCGTCGGGCGTGGCATGGGTGATGGATTGCCTGCGTTTTTGGGCGCGCGAGTGCCACGTCGACGGCTTTCGTTTCGATTTGGGCACGGTCTTGGGCCGCAGGCCAGCATTCGATCGTGACGCGCCGCTGTTTCAGGCGATGCTGGCGGACGACACCCTGTCCCGCTGCAAGCTGATCGCCGAACCTTGGGATATCGGCCCGGGCGGCTATCAGGTGGGGGGGGTTCCCGGTCGTTTTGCCGAGTGGAACGACCACTATCGTGACGATATGCGGCGTTTCTGGCTGCTGGGCGACTTGCCGCTTGGCGCATTCGCCCAGCGCTTTGCCGCCTCCAGCGAGGTGTTTGACCGGCGTGGCCGGGCACCCTATGCCAGCGTCAACATGCTCACCGCCCACGACGGCTTTACCCTGCAGGATCTGGTGAGCTACAACCAGCGGCACAACCAGCCGAACGGCGAAGACAACCGTGACGGCAACGGGCGTAATTACAGCTATAACCACGGCGTGGAAGGGCCAACCGATGATGCCGAGGTGAGGCAGCGCCGCGGTCGCAGCCAACGAGCGCTACTTGCCACGCTGTTGCTGTCGCAGGGCACGCCGATGCTGTTGGCTGGCGACGAGCATGGTCACAGCCAGCACGGTAACAACAACGCCTATTGCCAGGATAATGCCACTACCTGGCTGGACTGGCAGTCGGCGGATCGGGCGCTGCTCGACTATACCGCTGCACTGATCCGCCTGCGGCGACAAATTCCCGCCCTGCGTCAGGATCGCTGGTGGCAGGAGGGGGATGGCTGCGTGCAATGGCTGAATGCGCAGGGCCAGCCGCTTGGCGCATCGCAGTGGGAGCATGCGCCACCACAGCTGCAAATTCGGCTGTCCCAACGTTGGCTGGTGGTGATTAATGCCGGCCCCGAGACGGTCGATATGACCTTGCCTGCCGGCGATTGGCAGCTAGTCACCCCGTTTGTTCAGGAAGACTCGCAGGCGGATTTGCCCGCCTGGCGCCAGCCTGCGCACTCGCTTTGCGTACTGGCAGACAATAATTAA